In Devosia chinhatensis, the following are encoded in one genomic region:
- a CDS encoding NADH-quinone oxidoreductase subunit J has protein sequence MSLPLFFFYVFSAVAVASAFMVISARNPVHAVLFLILTFVNAAGLFMLAGAEFLALILIVVYVGAVAVLFLFVVMMLDVDFAELKSGLLQYAPIGILVGVVLFLELLLVAGSAFISPEITGGAALPIDNTIENTRALGQVLYTRYVFLFQGAAAVLLVAMIGAIVLTLRHRPGIKRQSTASQIGRKAGDTLKVVKVKSGQGL, from the coding sequence ATGAGCCTTCCACTATTTTTCTTCTATGTATTCTCGGCGGTCGCCGTCGCTTCGGCCTTCATGGTCATTTCGGCGCGCAATCCGGTGCATGCGGTCCTGTTTCTGATCCTGACCTTCGTGAATGCTGCCGGCCTGTTTATGTTGGCGGGTGCAGAGTTCCTGGCACTGATCCTGATTGTCGTCTATGTGGGCGCCGTAGCGGTTTTGTTCCTCTTCGTCGTCATGATGCTCGATGTCGACTTTGCCGAGCTCAAGTCGGGGCTGTTGCAATATGCTCCAATCGGCATTCTGGTCGGGGTGGTTCTTTTCCTTGAGCTACTGCTGGTTGCCGGTAGCGCCTTTATCTCTCCCGAGATCACGGGTGGAGCCGCGCTCCCGATCGACAACACAATCGAAAACACGCGTGCCTTGGGCCAGGTGCTCTACACGCGCTACGTGTTCCTGTTCCAGGGCGCTGCTGCCGTATTGCTGGTCGCCATGATTGGGGCGATCGTCCTTACGCTGCGGCACCGTCCAGGCATCAAGCGGCAGAGCACTGCCTCGCAGATCGGTCGCAAGGCCGGCGATACGCTCAAGGTCGTCAAAGTCAAATCGGGCCAGGGGCTTTAG
- the nuoI gene encoding NADH-quinone oxidoreductase subunit NuoI produces the protein MRAGQLVNTLLLKEFVSAFFLAMRYFFAPKPTINYPFEKGAVSPRFRGEHALRRYPNGEERCIACKLCEAICPAQAITIEAGPRQNDGTRRTVRYDIDMVKCIYCGFCQEACPVDAIVEGPNFEFATETREELYFSKEKLLSNGDRWEREIAANLAADAPYR, from the coding sequence ATGCGCGCCGGCCAACTCGTCAATACGCTTCTGCTCAAGGAATTCGTTTCGGCCTTCTTCCTGGCCATGCGCTATTTCTTCGCGCCCAAGCCCACTATCAACTATCCGTTCGAAAAGGGTGCGGTCAGCCCGCGCTTCCGGGGCGAGCATGCCCTGCGCCGCTACCCCAATGGGGAAGAGCGTTGCATTGCTTGCAAGCTGTGCGAGGCCATCTGCCCGGCCCAGGCCATCACCATCGAAGCCGGCCCGCGCCAGAATGACGGCACCCGGCGTACCGTGCGCTACGACATCGACATGGTGAAGTGCATCTATTGCGGTTTCTGCCAGGAAGCGTGCCCGGTGGATGCCATCGTGGAAGGCCCCAACTTCGAATTCGCAACCGAAACGCGCGAGGAATTGTACTTCTCCAAGGAGAAGCTCCTCAGCAACGGTGACCGTTGGGAGCGTGAAATCGCCGCCAACCTCGCCGCTGATGCGCCCTATCGCTGA
- the nuoH gene encoding NADH-quinone oxidoreductase subunit NuoH, whose amino-acid sequence MDFLLAALDYLLGIPFLGWGTQIGFIYKALALLVGLLIFTAFILLGDRKIWAAVQLRRGPNVVGPFGLLQSFADLLKFVFKEAIIPAGADKVLFLAAPLITGTLALAGWAVVPVADGWAMANINVGILYLLAISSLGVYGVIIGGWASNSKYPFFGSIRAAAQMVSYEVSIGLVIITVLLCVGSLNLNDIVIAQYEMGLAHALGVPWLSFLNWFWLPLFPMFVVFYISALAETNRPPFDFAEGESELVAGFMTEYSATPYLLFMLGEYISILLMCAMTTILFLGGWAAPIDLPPFTWIPGIFWFFIKVTLVFFMFAMAKAIVPRYRYDQLMRIGWKLFLPLSLIMVVIVAFVLQLTGWGWNGGVA is encoded by the coding sequence ATGGACTTTCTTCTCGCTGCCCTAGACTACCTGCTCGGTATTCCATTTCTCGGATGGGGGACGCAGATCGGCTTCATTTACAAGGCCCTGGCGCTTTTGGTGGGCCTGCTGATCTTTACTGCATTCATCCTTCTGGGTGACCGAAAGATCTGGGCTGCGGTGCAATTGCGCCGCGGTCCGAACGTGGTGGGTCCATTTGGTCTGTTGCAGTCCTTTGCCGATCTCTTGAAGTTTGTGTTCAAGGAAGCCATCATTCCGGCCGGCGCGGATAAGGTATTGTTCCTAGCTGCGCCGCTGATCACCGGTACGCTTGCCCTTGCAGGCTGGGCCGTTGTTCCGGTGGCTGACGGCTGGGCTATGGCCAATATCAATGTGGGTATCCTCTACCTGCTGGCCATCTCCTCGCTGGGGGTCTATGGCGTGATTATCGGTGGCTGGGCTTCGAACTCGAAGTACCCGTTCTTCGGCTCCATCCGCGCCGCTGCGCAGATGGTGTCCTATGAAGTGTCCATCGGCCTCGTCATCATCACGGTCTTGCTCTGCGTTGGCTCCCTGAACCTGAACGACATCGTCATCGCGCAGTACGAGATGGGTCTTGCCCATGCCCTGGGCGTGCCGTGGCTGAGCTTTCTCAACTGGTTCTGGCTGCCGCTCTTCCCAATGTTCGTGGTGTTCTACATCTCGGCCCTGGCAGAAACCAACCGTCCGCCCTTCGATTTTGCCGAGGGTGAGTCGGAACTGGTCGCAGGCTTCATGACTGAATATTCGGCCACGCCTTATCTTCTGTTCATGTTGGGCGAATACATCTCGATCCTTTTGATGTGCGCCATGACCACGATCCTGTTTCTCGGGGGCTGGGCTGCACCGATCGACCTGCCGCCCTTCACCTGGATTCCCGGGATATTCTGGTTCTTCATCAAGGTAACCCTCGTTTTCTTCATGTTTGCCATGGCAAAGGCTATCGTGCCTCGCTATCGCTACGACCAGCTCATGCGGATCGGCTGGAAACTGTTCCTGCCGCTTTCGCTGATCATGGTCGTCATCGTTGCATTCGTGCTTCAGCTGACTGGCTGGGGCTGGAACGGAGGGGTCGCCTGA
- the nuoG gene encoding NADH-quinone oxidoreductase subunit NuoG — MAQIKVDGLLVEVPDHYTLMQAAEAAGAEIPRFCYHDRLSVAGNCRMCLVEVKGGPPKPQASCAMSVKDLRPGPNGEAPEMFTNTPMVKKAREGVMEFLLINHPLDCPICDQGGECDLQDQAMAYGVSGSRFFENKRAVEDKYMGPLIKTSMNRCIHCTRCVRFTTEVAGISELGLIGRGEDAEITPYLERALSSELQGNVIDLCPVGALTSKPYAFHARPWELSKTESIDVMDAVGSAIRVDSRGREVMRILPRVNEAINEEWISDKTRFVWDGLKSQRLDRPYVRKGGKLQPASWDEAITAVAGRIKKAGNKVGAIAGDLAAVEEMYALKALLASIGSGMTDVRPAMSGIDPSMPRSAYIFNPTIAGIEEADAIVIIGSNPRKEASIINARIRKTWRAKGLPIAVIGEQADLTYDYTYLGNGLETLADLAAGNGAFANTLANAQRPLIIVGEGAVSHASAGKQAGRDTIALAAKLARGANVDDGWNGFALLHSAASRVGGLDIGFVPHDGGVCSADQIAMAGKGELDVLFLLGADEYDTSAMGKAFVVYIGSHGDKGAHRADVILPGATYTEKSGTYVNTEGRVQVTTRAIFPPGDAKEDWAIIRALSGAIGQPLPFASLAQLRSTLYAEFPHLARIDEIAPGSVGDVAKLAKAAIKTKSASYATLIDDFYLSNPIARASATMGECAAMAAGLRQAAE, encoded by the coding sequence ATGGCACAGATCAAGGTCGACGGCCTGCTCGTCGAAGTTCCCGATCATTACACGCTCATGCAGGCCGCAGAGGCGGCCGGCGCCGAGATTCCACGCTTTTGCTACCATGATCGACTGTCGGTCGCGGGCAATTGCCGCATGTGCCTTGTCGAGGTAAAGGGCGGGCCGCCAAAGCCGCAGGCCTCCTGTGCCATGTCGGTGAAGGACCTGCGTCCTGGACCCAACGGCGAAGCGCCAGAAATGTTCACCAACACGCCCATGGTCAAAAAGGCCCGGGAAGGCGTGATGGAGTTCCTTCTGATCAACCACCCGCTCGATTGCCCGATCTGCGATCAGGGCGGCGAATGTGATCTGCAGGACCAGGCCATGGCCTATGGTGTCTCCGGCTCACGCTTCTTCGAAAACAAGCGCGCCGTTGAAGACAAGTATATGGGCCCGCTGATCAAGACCTCGATGAACCGCTGCATCCATTGCACGCGGTGCGTTCGCTTCACCACCGAGGTGGCGGGCATTTCCGAACTGGGTCTTATCGGTCGCGGTGAAGACGCAGAGATCACACCTTATCTCGAGCGTGCTCTGTCGAGCGAGCTGCAGGGCAATGTCATTGATCTTTGCCCGGTTGGCGCGCTGACCTCCAAGCCATATGCGTTTCACGCTCGTCCGTGGGAACTGAGCAAGACCGAAAGCATCGACGTCATGGATGCCGTCGGTTCGGCAATCCGCGTCGATAGCCGTGGCCGCGAGGTCATGCGCATCCTGCCGCGTGTGAACGAGGCGATCAACGAAGAGTGGATTTCCGACAAGACGCGCTTTGTGTGGGATGGTCTGAAGAGCCAGCGGCTCGATCGGCCCTATGTGCGCAAGGGCGGTAAGCTGCAGCCTGCAAGCTGGGACGAGGCGATCACCGCCGTTGCCGGCCGCATCAAGAAGGCCGGTAATAAGGTCGGTGCCATTGCCGGGGATCTGGCCGCTGTCGAGGAGATGTATGCGCTCAAGGCGCTGCTTGCTTCGATTGGCTCGGGCATGACCGACGTCCGTCCGGCGATGTCGGGCATAGACCCCTCGATGCCGCGTTCGGCCTATATCTTCAACCCCACAATTGCGGGTATCGAAGAGGCCGATGCCATCGTCATCATCGGGTCCAATCCTCGCAAGGAGGCCTCAATCATCAATGCGCGCATTCGCAAGACCTGGCGCGCTAAGGGCCTGCCTATTGCCGTGATCGGCGAACAGGCCGACCTGACATACGATTACACGTATCTGGGTAATGGCCTCGAGACGCTGGCCGACCTTGCAGCGGGTAACGGTGCCTTTGCCAATACCCTCGCCAACGCACAGCGTCCCTTGATCATCGTCGGGGAGGGGGCCGTTTCGCATGCTTCCGCCGGAAAGCAGGCTGGTCGGGACACGATCGCGCTGGCGGCCAAGCTTGCGCGCGGCGCCAATGTTGATGACGGTTGGAACGGCTTTGCGCTGTTGCACAGCGCGGCAAGCCGCGTCGGCGGTCTCGATATCGGCTTCGTGCCCCATGATGGTGGTGTCTGCTCTGCCGACCAGATTGCGATGGCTGGCAAGGGCGAGCTCGATGTCCTGTTTCTTCTCGGGGCAGACGAGTATGACACCTCCGCCATGGGTAAGGCCTTTGTGGTCTATATTGGCTCGCATGGCGACAAGGGTGCTCATCGGGCAGACGTGATCCTTCCGGGCGCGACCTACACCGAAAAGTCGGGCACCTACGTCAATACCGAGGGCCGCGTCCAGGTCACGACTCGCGCAATTTTCCCGCCCGGCGACGCGAAAGAAGACTGGGCAATTATCAGGGCGCTCTCGGGTGCCATCGGCCAGCCGCTGCCTTTCGCTTCGCTGGCTCAGCTGCGCTCCACGCTTTATGCCGAATTCCCGCATCTGGCGCGCATCGATGAGATCGCTCCTGGTTCGGTCGGCGATGTCGCCAAGCTGGCCAAGGCTGCCATCAAGACCAAGTCAGCGTCCTATGCCACGCTGATCGACGACTTCTACCTCAGCAATCCGATCGCGCGGGCTTCCGCAACGATGGGCGAGTGTGCCGCCATGGCCGCTGGTCTCAGGCAGGCGGCGGAATAG
- the nuoF gene encoding NADH-quinone oxidoreductase subunit NuoF, producing MLADKDRIFTNLYGRHDWSLDGARARGAWVGTKEFIDNGRDWIVNEVKASGLRGRGGAGFPTALKWTFMPKEGAGDGRPSQLLVNADESEPGTCKDREILRHDPHHLVEGCLLAGRAMGAHIAYIYVRGEFIRERQHLEAAVQQAYDARLIGKNNVHGWDFDIVVHHGAGAYICGEETALMESLEGKKGQPRLKPPFPAAMGVYGNPTTVNNVESIAVVPEILRRSGAWFASIGRANNTGTKLMCVSGHVNRPATFEEAMGESFKDIIEKHCGGVRGGWDNLLAVIPGGASVPCVPGEKIQNAIVDFDGLREVGSSMGTAAIIVMDKSTDIIRAIWRLSAFYKHESCGQCTPCREGTGWMMRVMARMVEGRAQKREIDMLFEVTKQIEGHTICALGDAAAWPIQGLIRNFRHVIEERIDQYTYSSTSDGAVPSIAAE from the coding sequence ATGCTCGCTGACAAGGATCGCATCTTCACCAATCTCTATGGGCGCCATGATTGGTCGCTCGATGGTGCCCGCGCACGCGGGGCCTGGGTTGGGACAAAGGAATTCATCGACAACGGTCGCGATTGGATCGTGAACGAGGTCAAAGCCTCGGGCTTGCGTGGCCGGGGTGGTGCGGGTTTCCCCACGGCACTCAAGTGGACCTTCATGCCAAAGGAAGGCGCTGGCGACGGTCGCCCGAGCCAGCTGCTGGTGAATGCTGACGAGTCCGAACCCGGCACCTGCAAGGACCGCGAGATCCTGCGCCATGATCCTCATCATCTGGTCGAAGGGTGTCTTCTGGCTGGCCGCGCAATGGGCGCTCATATCGCCTATATTTATGTGCGCGGCGAATTCATTCGCGAGCGCCAGCATCTGGAAGCTGCCGTCCAGCAAGCCTATGACGCCCGCCTGATCGGCAAGAACAACGTACATGGCTGGGACTTCGACATCGTCGTTCATCACGGCGCCGGCGCCTATATCTGTGGCGAGGAAACGGCACTGATGGAATCGCTGGAAGGCAAGAAGGGCCAACCCCGCCTCAAGCCTCCATTCCCGGCAGCGATGGGCGTCTATGGCAATCCGACCACGGTCAATAACGTCGAATCCATTGCTGTCGTCCCCGAAATCCTGCGGCGCTCGGGTGCGTGGTTCGCGTCCATCGGCCGGGCCAACAATACCGGCACCAAGCTGATGTGCGTCTCGGGCCATGTGAACCGGCCGGCGACGTTCGAAGAGGCGATGGGCGAAAGCTTCAAGGACATCATTGAAAAGCATTGCGGCGGCGTTCGCGGCGGGTGGGACAATCTGCTGGCCGTCATTCCCGGCGGTGCCTCGGTGCCTTGCGTGCCTGGCGAAAAGATCCAGAACGCCATCGTCGATTTTGACGGTCTGCGCGAGGTGGGATCATCCATGGGCACGGCTGCGATCATCGTCATGGACAAGTCCACCGATATTATCCGGGCCATCTGGCGCCTCTCGGCCTTCTACAAGCATGAGAGTTGCGGTCAGTGCACGCCCTGCCGCGAAGGTACTGGCTGGATGATGCGCGTCATGGCGCGCATGGTCGAAGGTCGTGCGCAAAAGCGGGAGATCGATATGCTGTTCGAGGTGACCAAGCAGATCGAAGGTCACACCATTTGTGCCCTGGGCGACGCCGCTGCGTGGCCGATCCAGGGCCTTATCCGCAATTTCCGTCATGTGATCGAAGAGCGGATCGACCAGTATACCTATTCGTCTACCAGCGACGGCGCCGTGCCGTCGATCGCTGCGGAGTAA
- the nuoE gene encoding NADH-quinone oxidoreductase subunit NuoE → MSVRRLADESVQPASFAFTPENQTWAEKRIGLYPPGRQQSAVIPLLMRAQDQDGWVSRATIETIAEMLGMPYIRVLEVATFYTQFQLQPVGRHAHIQVCGTTPCMLRGAEGLIEVCKSKIHPEPHHLNGDGTLSWEEVECAGACVNAPMVAIFHDTYEDLTAERLEEIIDAFHAGKGDSIKPGPQIDRHFSAAAEGAQSTLLEEPKATREKFVPPPAPDAPVAASPAAPAAPTTAAKPKDVAEENAPALKGTPKEAKVSEAKAEGERKAADAAAKANGTPNNAMREGAVGAESKAEGIDDGKAVGKAKATPPAEGGSSASVEKAEPDVKVEAYNPKEVSPSRDAGAIQALFDKPEGPADNLKLLSGVGPVLEGKLNALGITRYDQIAGFSDADIARIDAALNFKGRVARDNWVGQAGALARGGVEEYRKVFGKDPR, encoded by the coding sequence ATGTCTGTGCGACGCCTTGCGGACGAGTCGGTTCAGCCGGCAAGTTTCGCCTTCACGCCTGAAAACCAAACATGGGCAGAAAAGCGCATCGGGCTTTATCCGCCTGGTCGGCAGCAATCTGCCGTCATTCCGCTGCTCATGCGTGCGCAGGATCAGGACGGTTGGGTTAGCCGCGCTACGATCGAGACGATCGCCGAAATGCTGGGCATGCCCTATATCCGCGTTCTGGAAGTGGCAACGTTTTACACCCAGTTCCAGTTGCAACCGGTGGGTCGCCATGCTCACATTCAGGTCTGCGGAACGACCCCTTGCATGCTGCGCGGCGCTGAAGGCCTTATCGAGGTATGCAAGAGCAAGATTCATCCAGAGCCGCACCATCTCAACGGCGACGGCACGTTGTCCTGGGAAGAAGTGGAGTGCGCTGGCGCCTGCGTGAACGCACCAATGGTCGCGATCTTCCACGACACGTATGAGGACCTGACGGCCGAGCGGCTCGAAGAAATCATTGACGCCTTCCACGCTGGCAAGGGCGACAGCATTAAGCCTGGGCCTCAAATCGACCGTCATTTCTCTGCAGCGGCCGAAGGTGCTCAGTCCACGCTGCTGGAGGAGCCAAAAGCGACGCGAGAAAAGTTCGTGCCACCGCCGGCGCCCGATGCTCCGGTTGCCGCATCGCCGGCGGCGCCCGCTGCGCCAACGACAGCGGCGAAGCCGAAAGATGTTGCCGAAGAGAATGCGCCGGCACTCAAGGGCACTCCAAAGGAAGCCAAGGTTTCCGAGGCCAAGGCAGAGGGCGAGCGTAAGGCCGCTGATGCTGCGGCAAAGGCCAACGGTACGCCCAATAATGCTATGCGTGAAGGCGCCGTTGGGGCAGAATCTAAAGCCGAAGGCATCGACGACGGGAAAGCCGTCGGCAAGGCCAAGGCGACGCCACCGGCGGAAGGCGGCAGTTCCGCCTCGGTCGAGAAGGCAGAGCCAGACGTCAAGGTCGAGGCGTATAATCCCAAGGAAGTGTCTCCGTCCCGCGATGCCGGTGCTATCCAGGCACTCTTCGACAAGCCGGAAGGCCCTGCGGATAATCTCAAGCTGCTTTCAGGTGTTGGCCCTGTGCTCGAAGGCAAGCTCAATGCCTTGGGGATTACGCGCTACGATCAGATTGCGGGCTTCAGCGATGCGGACATTGCGCGTATCGATGCTGCACTGAATTTCAAAGGCCGGGTGGCTCGTGACAATTGGGTCGGCCAAGCGGGGGCTCTGGCACGCGGTGGCGTCGAAGAGTATCGCAAGGTATTCGGGAAGGACCCGCGCTAG
- a CDS encoding NADH-quinone oxidoreductase subunit D, which produces MSEVDVRNFTINFGPVHPSAHGVLRLILELDGELVERVDPHVGLLHRGTEKLIEAKTYLQAVPYFDRLDYVAPMNQEHAFALAVERMLDIEVPRRGQLIRVLYAEIGRILAHLMNVTTQAMDVGALTPPVWGFEWREKLMIFYERASGARMHAAYFRPGGVHQDLPQALVDDIGGFCDEFLGFLVDLDRLLTENRIFKQRNVDIGVVTQEEAWGLGFSGAMIRSAGAAWDLRKAQPYDAYAEMDFDIAIGSNGDCYDRYLIRMEEMRQAARIMKQCVQKLNAPDGKGPVASTDGKVVPPKRGEMKKSMEALIHHFKLYTEGYKVPAGEIYAAVEAPKGEFGVYLVSDGTNKPYRCHIRAPGFAHLSAMDRLCRGHMLADVTAILGSIDIVFGEVDR; this is translated from the coding sequence ATGTCTGAAGTCGACGTTCGCAATTTCACCATCAACTTTGGTCCGGTCCATCCGTCCGCGCACGGTGTGCTGCGTCTGATCCTCGAGTTGGACGGCGAGCTCGTCGAGCGCGTTGATCCGCATGTCGGCTTGCTGCATCGCGGGACAGAGAAGCTCATCGAGGCAAAGACCTACCTCCAGGCTGTGCCCTATTTCGATCGCCTCGACTATGTGGCGCCGATGAATCAGGAGCATGCATTTGCGCTGGCCGTGGAGCGGATGCTGGACATTGAAGTTCCGCGTCGCGGTCAGTTGATCCGTGTGCTTTATGCCGAGATCGGGCGCATCTTGGCGCATCTTATGAACGTCACCACTCAGGCGATGGACGTCGGGGCGCTGACGCCGCCTGTCTGGGGTTTCGAGTGGCGCGAAAAGCTGATGATCTTCTACGAGCGCGCTTCGGGCGCCCGTATGCACGCCGCCTATTTTCGGCCTGGTGGGGTGCACCAGGACCTTCCGCAAGCCCTAGTCGATGATATCGGTGGATTCTGCGACGAGTTTCTCGGTTTCCTCGTCGACCTCGATCGTCTGTTGACCGAAAACCGCATCTTCAAGCAGCGCAATGTCGATATCGGCGTCGTCACGCAGGAAGAAGCCTGGGGACTTGGGTTCTCCGGTGCAATGATCCGTAGCGCCGGCGCGGCTTGGGATTTGCGCAAAGCCCAGCCCTACGATGCCTATGCCGAGATGGATTTCGACATCGCCATAGGGTCGAACGGCGACTGCTACGACCGGTACCTTATCCGCATGGAAGAAATGCGGCAGGCGGCTCGGATCATGAAGCAGTGCGTTCAAAAGCTGAACGCTCCCGACGGCAAGGGCCCTGTGGCCTCTACTGATGGCAAGGTTGTGCCGCCCAAGCGGGGCGAGATGAAGAAGTCGATGGAAGCGCTGATCCATCACTTCAAGCTCTATACAGAGGGTTACAAGGTTCCCGCTGGCGAGATCTATGCTGCCGTCGAGGCGCCAAAAGGGGAATTCGGGGTCTATCTGGTGTCCGACGGCACCAACAAACCCTATCGCTGCCATATCCGCGCTCCGGGCTTTGCCCATCTGAGTGCAATGGATCGGCTGTGTCGCGGTCATATGCTGGCCGACGTCACTGCGATCCTGGGTTCGATTGATATTGTGTTCGGAGAGGTTGATCGCTGA
- a CDS encoding NADH-quinone oxidoreductase subunit C has translation MDETIVVDPLVMLGEHVAASLGEAVAGFEVAFGDLAITVQRDAIVDVVTFLRDDAKCRFISFVDVCGADYPAREHRFDVVYHFLSPHLNQRIRVKLETSEDLLVPSICSVFPGADWFERETYDLYGITFSGHPDLRRILTDYGFDGHPLRKDFPLTGFVEVRYDEERKRVVYEPVKLTQEFRSFDYLSPWEGTDYVLPGDEKAKN, from the coding sequence ATGGACGAAACTATCGTTGTCGACCCGCTTGTCATGCTTGGCGAACACGTTGCAGCGTCTTTGGGCGAAGCGGTCGCGGGTTTTGAAGTTGCGTTTGGTGACCTGGCAATCACCGTGCAGCGCGACGCCATCGTCGATGTCGTCACTTTTCTCCGAGATGATGCGAAGTGTCGCTTCATATCGTTCGTAGATGTCTGCGGTGCAGATTATCCGGCGCGGGAACATCGCTTCGACGTGGTCTACCACTTCCTCAGCCCGCATCTGAATCAGCGTATCAGGGTCAAGCTCGAGACCAGCGAAGACCTGCTCGTGCCTTCGATCTGTTCGGTGTTTCCGGGCGCTGACTGGTTTGAGCGCGAAACCTATGATCTTTACGGCATAACTTTTTCCGGACATCCGGATTTGCGGCGCATCCTCACCGATTATGGCTTCGATGGTCACCCGTTGCGCAAAGATTTCCCGCTCACTGGCTTTGTGGAAGTGCGGTACGACGAAGAGCGCAAGCGGGTGGTCTATGAGCCGGTCAAGCTGACGCAGGAATTCCGGTCGTTCGATTACCTGTCGCCTTGGGAAGGCACCGATTATGTCCTGCCCGGCGATGAGAAGGCGAAGAACTGA
- a CDS encoding NuoB/complex I 20 kDa subunit family protein, which translates to MGLSPSSSTLVTPRPTGALDPATGKPYGADDPFFAGVNNELADKGFLVTTVSQLITWARTGSLMWMQTGLACCAVEMMQMSMPRYDVERFGTAPRASPRQSDVLIVAGTLTNKMAPALRKVYDQMPEPRYVISMGSCANGGGYYHYSYSVVRGCDRVLPVDVYVPGCPPTAEALLYGILLLQKKIRRDGTIER; encoded by the coding sequence ATGGGATTGAGCCCGTCCAGTTCGACACTGGTAACTCCGCGTCCCACGGGCGCTCTGGATCCTGCTACAGGCAAGCCCTATGGTGCGGATGATCCGTTTTTTGCCGGCGTCAACAACGAGTTGGCCGACAAAGGCTTCCTGGTCACGACTGTCTCGCAGCTGATAACCTGGGCCCGCACCGGTTCGCTTATGTGGATGCAGACCGGTCTTGCTTGCTGCGCCGTGGAAATGATGCAGATGTCGATGCCCCGCTACGACGTGGAGCGTTTCGGCACTGCGCCGCGGGCGTCGCCGCGCCAGTCGGACGTCCTGATCGTTGCCGGCACGCTGACCAACAAGATGGCGCCGGCTCTGCGCAAGGTCTACGATCAGATGCCCGAGCCGCGTTATGTCATCTCCATGGGCTCGTGTGCCAATGGTGGCGGCTATTACCATTATTCCTATTCCGTCGTGCGCGGCTGCGATCGGGTGCTTCCCGTGGACGTCTACGTTCCCGGTTGCCCTCCGACGGCAGAGGCGCTGCTTTACGGCATTCTGCTTTTGCAGAAGAAGATTCGCCGCGACGGCACGATCGAACGGTAG
- a CDS encoding NADH-quinone oxidoreductase subunit A, which translates to MTDLLSDYLPIVIFVALSAIIGIALLVAPFLVSLKRPDPEKLSAFEAGFEAFGDARMKVDVRFYLVAILFIIFDLEVAFLFPWAVAFRDVGWFGFWSMMVFLGVLTVGFIYEWRKGALEWD; encoded by the coding sequence ATGACTGATCTGCTCAGCGATTATTTGCCCATCGTCATCTTTGTCGCATTGTCCGCAATCATTGGCATTGCACTGCTGGTTGCGCCGTTTCTGGTTTCGCTCAAGCGACCAGATCCGGAGAAGCTGTCGGCTTTTGAAGCGGGTTTCGAGGCTTTCGGTGATGCCCGCATGAAGGTGGATGTGCGATTCTATCTCGTCGCGATTCTCTTCATCATCTTCGATCTCGAAGTGGCTTTCCTCTTTCCTTGGGCTGTTGCGTTCCGTGATGTGGGCTGGTTCGGCTTCTGGTCGATGATGGTTTTCCTCGGTGTGCTGACCGTGGGCTTTATTTATGAATGGCGTAAGGGAGCTCTGGAATGGGATTGA
- a CDS encoding outer membrane protein: MFVRSLVLGVSAAALMVGGAQAADLIIPTTPEPIYTPAGFDWEGLYVGARVGGQFIGTQDYGVVGAGTAFTAGVVGAAVGVNFIPVDPILLGVEVTADYGWNNASLVQPTGEFFANLRAGAVVTDSALVYALAGVGVATGNNAANTVGLYQLGGGVEFAVTDAITVRGEVVGQGDFSSVGTDSFFESTKATVGVFYHF; encoded by the coding sequence ATGTTTGTACGTTCTCTCGTTCTCGGCGTTTCCGCCGCTGCTCTTATGGTTGGTGGCGCTCAGGCTGCTGACCTGATCATCCCCACCACGCCCGAGCCGATCTACACCCCGGCCGGTTTTGACTGGGAAGGCCTCTATGTTGGTGCTCGTGTTGGTGGCCAGTTCATCGGCACCCAGGACTACGGTGTCGTCGGTGCCGGCACTGCCTTCACCGCTGGCGTCGTCGGCGCTGCCGTTGGCGTGAACTTCATCCCCGTCGACCCGATCCTGCTCGGCGTTGAAGTGACTGCCGACTATGGCTGGAACAACGCTTCGCTGGTTCAGCCGACCGGTGAGTTCTTCGCCAACCTGCGTGCTGGTGCCGTCGTGACCGACAGCGCCCTCGTGTACGCCCTCGCCGGTGTCGGCGTTGCCACTGGCAACAACGCTGCCAACACCGTCGGCCTCTACCAGCTTGGTGGTGGTGTTGAATTCGCCGTCACCGACGCGATCACCGTCCGCGGTGAAGTCGTTGGCCAGGGCGATTTCTCGTCCGTCGGTACCGACTCGTTCTTCGAGTCGACCAAGGCCACCGTTGGTGTGTTCTACCACTTCTAA